The Methanosphaera sp. BMS genome contains a region encoding:
- a CDS encoding DUF2997 domain-containing protein codes for MSKKLIITIKKDGTIDAQTKGIKGKKCEDYIKIIEELTNSKAVNIEYTPEYNQQADEEVLTQAKKQKNY; via the coding sequence ATGTCAAAGAAACTAATCATAACAATTAAAAAAGACGGTACTATAGATGCTCAGACAAAGGGAATAAAAGGTAAAAAGTGTGAGGATTACATCAAGATTATCGAGGAACTAACCAATTCCAAGGCCGTAAACATCGAATATACTCCCGAATACAATCAGCAAGCTGATGAAGAAGTCCTAACCCAGGCAAAAAAACAGAAAAACTACTAG
- a CDS encoding histone family protein — translation MNMAELPIAPIKRILKDAGAQRVSDDAAAALAKELESYGEEISEAANRLAKHAGRKTVKAEDIELAVRD, via the coding sequence ATAAATATGGCAGAATTACCAATTGCACCAATTAAAAGAATCTTAAAAGACGCTGGTGCTCAAAGAGTAAGTGACGATGCAGCTGCTGCATTAGCTAAAGAATTAGAAAGCTACGGTGAAGAAATATCCGAAGCTGCTAACAGATTAGCAAAACACGCAGGCAGAAAAACCGTCAAAGCTGAAGATATCGAATTAGCTGTAAGAGATTAG